A region of the Pseudarthrobacter oxydans genome:
CGCCATCGCTAAGATGGTCGCAGGCGAGGCAGCCATGGACAACGCGCGGGATGCCACCCAGGTATTCGGCGGCTATGGCTTCATCAACGAGTTCACCGTGGCAAGGCACTACCGCGACTCCAAGATCCTTGAAGTGGGGGAGGGCACCACGGAGGTCCAGCTGATGCTGATCGCCCGCGAACTGGGACTGTAGCCGGCCTGAGAGGATCACTGATGATTGACAAGGTTGTTGCCAGCGCTGACGAAGCCGTCGCGGACATACCGGACGGAGCGTCCCTGGCCGTGGGTGGATTCGGCCTCTGCGGTATCCCGGTGACCCTCATCGATGCGCTGCACCGGGCAGGAAGGGCGGACCTCGAAACCGTCAGCAACAACTGCGGCGTGGACGACTGGGGCCTGGGCATCCTGCTCCGGGACGGCCGGATCCGCCGCACCATCAGCTCCTATGTGGGCGAAAACAAGGAGTTTGCCCGCCAGTACCTGGCCGGCGAACTGGAGGTGGTGCTCACCCCGCAGGGCACCCTGGCCGAGAAGCTCCGCGCCGGCGGCGCCGGCATCCCGGCGTTCTACACGAAGGCGGGAGTTGGCACGCAGGTGTCCGACGGCGGCCTGCCGCAGAAGTACGACGCCCACGGCGGCATCGCGGTTGCTTCCGCGCCGAAGGAGGTGCGGTCCTTCGGCGGAGTGGACTACGTCCTTGAGGAGTCGCTGACGCCGGACTTCG
Encoded here:
- a CDS encoding CoA transferase subunit A, which gives rise to MIDKVVASADEAVADIPDGASLAVGGFGLCGIPVTLIDALHRAGRADLETVSNNCGVDDWGLGILLRDGRIRRTISSYVGENKEFARQYLAGELEVVLTPQGTLAEKLRAGGAGIPAFYTKAGVGTQVSDGGLPQKYDAHGGIAVASAPKEVRSFGGVDYVLEESLTPDFGLVHAWKGDRHGNLVFHATAMNFNPLCAMAGRITIAEVEELVEPGELDPEHIHTPGIFVQRVVLAANAEKRIEKRTVALPRPGTGAPGTGTGTNQQAGA